In a genomic window of Desulfonatronovibrio magnus:
- a CDS encoding ADP-ribosylglycohydrolase family protein, whose amino-acid sequence MIGAIAGDIVGSVYEWDNIKTKDFILFTPYNKFTDDTVLTVALADSILTGKPYDENMRQFYAWYPNSGYGGSFRKWAGNPESGPYNSWGNGAAMRISPVGFAYDDMDTVLEKAREFSEFTHNHPEGVKGAQATASAILLSRLGKGKEDIREYIEAHFGYDLKKHVDEIRPSYTFDVSSQGTVPQAIRAFIDSADCEDALRTAVSLGGDSDTLACITGGIAQAFYNGVPEGIESRVYDYLDARLKDITLKFMDRFF is encoded by the coding sequence ATGATCGGAGCCATAGCTGGAGATATAGTCGGGTCAGTTTACGAATGGGACAACATTAAGACAAAAGATTTTATCCTGTTCACCCCTTACAACAAGTTTACAGATGATACTGTTTTAACGGTAGCCCTGGCCGACTCCATTCTGACAGGCAAGCCGTATGATGAAAACATGAGACAGTTTTATGCCTGGTATCCAAATTCCGGATATGGAGGCAGCTTCAGGAAATGGGCAGGTAATCCTGAGTCTGGTCCATACAACAGCTGGGGCAATGGCGCAGCTATGCGCATCAGCCCTGTGGGATTTGCTTATGATGACATGGACACTGTTCTGGAAAAAGCCCGGGAATTTTCAGAATTCACTCATAATCATCCAGAAGGAGTAAAGGGTGCTCAGGCTACAGCTTCAGCAATATTGCTATCCAGACTTGGCAAGGGCAAAGAAGATATCAGAGAATATATTGAAGCTCATTTTGGCTATGATCTAAAAAAACATGTAGATGAAATCCGTCCATCCTATACATTTGATGTGTCATCTCAGGGTACTGTCCCTCAAGCTATCCGTGCATTTATTGACTCGGCAGATTGTGAGGATGCATTGCGCACTGCTGTGTCTCTTGGGGGCGACAGTGATACTCTTGCGTGCATTACCGGAGGCATTGCGCAGGCATTCTATAATGGCGTGCCAGAGGGAATTGAGTCCAGGGTTTATGACTATCTGGATGCTCGTTTAAAAGATATCACTTTGAAATTTATGGACAGATTTTTCTGA
- a CDS encoding NfeD family protein, protein MIFPAWLIWFILSVVIAFLELYLPGFILLFFAIGCLSTAAALLVLDIGLTQQILIFLITSITSLLFLRKWMIRTFRGTSSSNNDDDFDDFPYGVQVQVLQKISPRKAGRIQYRGTAWDAVADESIEQGETAEIVSFSGNSKQSFVVRKVNHI, encoded by the coding sequence ATGATATTTCCTGCTTGGCTGATCTGGTTTATTCTAAGTGTTGTAATTGCATTTTTAGAACTATATTTACCTGGTTTTATATTGCTTTTTTTTGCAATAGGCTGCCTGTCAACAGCTGCAGCCCTGCTTGTTCTGGATATAGGTCTGACTCAGCAGATACTGATATTTTTGATAACCTCAATCACCTCCCTGTTATTCTTGAGGAAATGGATGATTCGGACCTTTAGAGGAACATCTTCTTCTAACAATGACGATGATTTTGATGATTTCCCTTACGGGGTTCAGGTTCAGGTGTTGCAGAAAATCTCACCCCGGAAAGCAGGACGAATTCAATACCGGGGAACTGCCTGGGATGCGGTTGCAGATGAAAGCATTGAGCAGGGGGAAACTGCAGAAATAGTCAGTTTTTCAGGCAATTCCAAACAATCATTTGTTGTTCGAAAAGTTAATCATATATAA
- a CDS encoding stomatin-like protein, whose product MEASLIAILVLAVFAVVVIVKSAVVIPQKSEYIVERLGKYSRTLGAGFHILIPFLDKVAYRYSTKEEVFDIPSQTCITKDNVTVEVDGLIYLQVVDSKLSAYGINDYLVAASQLAQTTLRSCVGRIDLDKTFEERETINMQVVESIDQAAQAWGVKVLRYEVKDIVPPESVKKAMEAQMTAEREKRAEIARSEGDRQSTINRAEGDRQDAILRSEGEKQKVINEAQGEAEAILAVARATAESLALIAEQLKAPGGQDAASLRVAEQYVGEFGRLAKESNTLVIPGNIADLASMVTAAMTSLQKVTLKTNPGS is encoded by the coding sequence ATGGAAGCTTCTCTTATCGCTATTTTAGTTTTAGCTGTTTTTGCTGTAGTGGTCATAGTAAAGTCAGCTGTAGTCATTCCTCAGAAGAGTGAGTATATTGTCGAGCGTCTCGGAAAATACAGCAGAACTCTTGGAGCTGGTTTTCATATTCTGATTCCCTTTCTGGATAAGGTAGCTTACAGATATTCCACCAAGGAAGAGGTCTTTGATATCCCCAGTCAGACATGTATTACCAAAGACAATGTAACAGTTGAAGTTGACGGATTGATTTATCTCCAGGTTGTTGACAGCAAATTATCCGCATACGGCATCAACGATTACCTTGTAGCTGCCTCGCAACTGGCTCAGACCACACTTCGTTCCTGTGTGGGCCGTATTGATCTGGACAAGACTTTTGAGGAACGCGAAACCATCAATATGCAGGTTGTGGAATCCATTGATCAGGCTGCCCAGGCCTGGGGTGTAAAAGTGCTGAGGTATGAGGTTAAAGATATTGTACCTCCGGAGTCAGTTAAAAAGGCTATGGAGGCCCAAATGACTGCAGAACGTGAGAAGAGGGCGGAAATTGCACGCTCTGAGGGTGACAGGCAGTCTACAATCAACCGGGCTGAGGGAGATCGTCAGGATGCTATTCTGCGCTCTGAAGGTGAGAAACAAAAAGTAATTAATGAAGCACAGGGAGAGGCTGAAGCAATTCTGGCTGTTGCCCGGGCTACTGCAGAAAGTCTCGCCCTTATAGCCGAGCAGCTGAAAGCACCCGGAGGTCAGGATGCAGCAAGTCTGCGGGTAGCAGAACAGTATGTTGGTGAATTTGGAAGGCTGGCAAAAGAGTCAAACACCCTGGTTATCCCTGGCAATATTGCAGATTTGGCCAGCATGGTAACGGCAGCCATGACTTCTTTGCAGAAGGTTACACTAAAGACTAATCCGGGCAGTTGA
- a CDS encoding cold shock domain-containing protein: MPKISNLQDTYGFIECKLFSINLFFHKEELKNIEFEKLMIGDTVEFILGENYDGICAVACNKLFAPKRL, translated from the coding sequence ATGCCAAAAATCTCTAATCTTCAGGATACCTATGGCTTTATTGAGTGCAAGCTGTTCAGCATAAACCTTTTCTTTCATAAAGAGGAATTGAAAAACATAGAGTTTGAAAAACTAATGATTGGAGATACCGTTGAGTTCATCCTGGGCGAAAACTACGATGGAATCTGTGCTGTAGCATGTAACAAATTGTTCGCCCCTAAAAGACTATGA
- a CDS encoding zinc-binding metallopeptidase family protein — protein sequence MRLFVCKSCDQLVFFENFSCVRCGAVLGFVPENMYLETLEEDIDGTWRMAGAGLDSLSYRHCANRFEQQVCNWMVPAMDPNELCLACQLNRTIPDLSIPGNIELWSRLETEKRRLVYSLLRLRLPVVPQMSDPAGLAFDFLADSEPRFNESGRVLTGHSEGLITINIAEADPVTREKMKDDMSEPYRTILGHFRHESGHYYWDRIVRDNKWLEPFRSLMGDETLDYAHALQRHYENGPPADWPLYFVSAYASTHPWEDWAESWAHFLHIVDTMETAYEYGLRVSPRAGSDDHLRAEAGFDPYVQTDFQSLIEHWFPLTYALNCLNRSMGHDHVYPFVLSSLAIEKLRMVHMVIASQQDCCNAKAS from the coding sequence ATGCGTCTTTTTGTGTGCAAGAGCTGTGATCAGCTTGTATTTTTTGAAAATTTTTCATGTGTTCGTTGTGGAGCGGTTCTGGGTTTTGTTCCTGAAAATATGTACCTTGAGACCCTGGAAGAAGACATTGACGGAACCTGGAGAATGGCAGGAGCAGGGTTAGACAGTTTGTCTTACAGGCACTGCGCCAACCGCTTTGAACAACAGGTCTGCAACTGGATGGTTCCGGCAATGGACCCAAACGAGTTATGCTTAGCATGCCAGCTCAACAGAACCATTCCGGACCTGAGCATTCCCGGCAATATTGAGCTCTGGAGCAGGCTTGAGACTGAGAAACGCAGGCTGGTTTACAGTCTGCTCAGGCTGAGGCTGCCTGTAGTCCCGCAAATGAGTGATCCTGCGGGACTGGCATTTGATTTTCTTGCTGACAGCGAGCCGAGATTCAATGAATCAGGCCGGGTTCTCACTGGTCACTCCGAAGGCTTAATTACTATCAACATTGCTGAGGCCGATCCTGTAACACGTGAAAAGATGAAGGATGACATGTCTGAACCGTACAGAACCATTTTAGGCCATTTTCGGCATGAATCCGGGCACTACTATTGGGACAGGATAGTAAGGGACAACAAGTGGCTTGAGCCTTTCAGGTCACTGATGGGAGACGAGACCCTTGATTATGCTCATGCATTGCAGCGCCATTATGAAAACGGTCCGCCAGCCGACTGGCCCCTGTATTTTGTCAGCGCGTATGCCAGCACCCATCCATGGGAGGACTGGGCAGAGTCATGGGCTCACTTTCTGCACATTGTTGACACCATGGAGACGGCTTATGAGTACGGCCTGAGGGTCAGTCCCAGGGCTGGAAGCGATGATCACCTGAGAGCTGAGGCCGGTTTTGATCCCTACGTACAGACAGATTTTCAATCCCTCATTGAGCACTGGTTTCCATTGACCTATGCCCTGAACTGTCTGAACAGAAGCATGGGCCATGATCATGTCTATCCCTTTGTTCTTTCCAGTCTTGCTATTGAAAAGCTGAGGATGGTGCATATGGTTATCGCATCACAACAGGACTGCTGCAACGCAAAGGCAAGTTGA
- a CDS encoding DNA polymerase III subunit alpha, with the protein MSGFAHLHCHTEYSLFEGCIRIEELCSKAAEYKMPAVSITDSGNLFGAMKLYSAAREYGIKPIIGCEINLVPGKITDQDGFNYHLVLLAMDLRGYHNLVKLVSAGWLQGFCYKPRVDKDMLQKYSEGIIALSACLKGEVQYLLRAKGFDQGLEAAMQYARIYPDRFYLELEASGLEEQAEVNERLMEMSEKTGLPLVAANDCRYLTPQDAEAHAVLKCFKSAKCLDEQDLDNLDTKELYFKSPEEMEKEFSHCPAALENVQTIVEQCNLDLGFSKRHLPHYTPSAEDTLDKEIIALARNGLEEKLASLPYAVDREKYFTRLDKELKIICEQGKSWYFLVVYDYVAWAKSRGIAVGPGRGSAPGSMTAYALGITGIDPILHKLHFERFCNTKRAGVVDIDVDLCQERREEVFDYVFEKYGQNSVVYISVFICMRARAVFRDVSLVIGISPEQAERIIQLIPQEPRMTISKAMEMEPALRSIMNDNEKMQRCFDICTRLEGLIRHITSHAARIVISNENLQDYLPLYRGRNHELIAQYDYNDLERLGFPGFDLLGLKYLSLISRTLDLIKASQKQAPDLDKLPLDDAKTFVLIEQGHTDGAFQMEGDGVRQCLIELKPERMQDLAAMFALYRPGPLESGMMSDFIKLRHGRSPAEHFHAEVDNILKETHGMIIYHEQVMEIAHKIAGYSLEDAEIFRRDLSIRKPDVLMQQKEKFIKGATQINLSLETAEQIFGALEMAASYTFLKAHSIAYATIAYQTAFLKAHFPEEFQQAGEIALGQQ; encoded by the coding sequence ATGTCAGGATTTGCACATCTGCATTGTCATACGGAATACAGTCTGTTTGAAGGATGCATAAGGATTGAGGAGCTTTGCTCCAAAGCTGCTGAATATAAAATGCCTGCTGTAAGCATTACTGACAGCGGCAACCTTTTTGGGGCCATGAAATTGTACTCAGCGGCCCGGGAATACGGCATAAAGCCCATCATAGGCTGTGAGATCAACCTGGTTCCCGGCAAAATTACTGACCAGGACGGATTTAATTATCATCTGGTGCTGCTGGCCATGGATCTGCGTGGATACCATAATCTGGTCAAACTGGTCAGTGCCGGCTGGTTGCAGGGCTTTTGCTACAAGCCCAGGGTAGATAAGGATATGCTTCAGAAATATTCAGAGGGCATAATTGCTCTTTCAGCCTGCCTGAAAGGAGAGGTCCAGTATCTGCTTCGCGCAAAAGGTTTTGATCAAGGCCTTGAAGCAGCAATGCAATATGCCCGGATTTATCCGGACAGATTCTATCTTGAGCTTGAGGCAAGCGGACTTGAAGAACAGGCAGAGGTTAATGAGAGACTTATGGAAATGTCCGAAAAGACCGGCTTGCCCCTGGTGGCTGCCAATGACTGCAGGTATCTCACTCCTCAGGATGCTGAAGCCCATGCAGTATTAAAATGCTTCAAAAGTGCTAAATGTCTTGATGAACAAGACCTGGATAACCTGGATACAAAAGAGCTGTATTTCAAGTCGCCAGAAGAAATGGAAAAGGAGTTCTCCCATTGTCCCGCCGCCCTGGAAAATGTCCAGACAATCGTTGAGCAATGCAATCTTGATCTGGGTTTCTCGAAAAGACACCTGCCACATTATACGCCATCTGCTGAAGATACCCTTGATAAGGAAATTATTGCTCTGGCCCGCAACGGCCTTGAAGAAAAGCTGGCCAGTCTGCCTTACGCGGTTGACAGAGAAAAGTATTTCACCCGGCTTGATAAAGAATTGAAAATTATCTGCGAACAAGGCAAGTCTTGGTATTTTCTTGTGGTTTATGACTATGTTGCATGGGCAAAGAGCAGGGGTATCGCTGTTGGGCCTGGCCGGGGTTCAGCTCCGGGCTCCATGACAGCTTATGCCCTTGGGATTACCGGCATTGACCCTATTCTGCATAAACTTCATTTTGAAAGATTTTGTAATACTAAACGAGCAGGTGTTGTGGATATTGATGTGGATTTATGTCAGGAGCGCCGGGAAGAAGTTTTTGATTATGTGTTTGAAAAATACGGTCAGAACAGTGTGGTATACATTTCTGTTTTTATATGCATGAGAGCCAGAGCAGTTTTCAGAGATGTGAGCCTGGTTATAGGAATAAGTCCCGAACAGGCAGAACGGATTATCCAGCTTATTCCCCAGGAACCGCGCATGACCATCAGTAAAGCTATGGAAATGGAACCAGCTTTGCGCAGCATAATGAATGACAATGAAAAGATGCAGAGGTGTTTTGATATCTGCACAAGGCTTGAAGGGTTGATACGTCATATTACCAGCCATGCGGCAAGAATAGTGATATCCAATGAAAATTTACAGGATTATCTGCCTTTATACAGGGGCAGAAACCATGAACTTATTGCTCAATATGACTATAACGACCTGGAAAGGCTGGGCTTCCCAGGGTTTGATTTGCTGGGCCTGAAATATCTGAGCCTGATTAGCCGCACCCTGGATCTGATCAAAGCCAGCCAAAAACAAGCTCCAGACCTGGATAAATTGCCATTAGATGACGCAAAGACCTTTGTCCTTATAGAGCAGGGTCACACAGACGGGGCATTCCAAATGGAAGGCGATGGTGTCCGGCAATGCTTGATTGAGTTAAAGCCTGAACGTATGCAAGACTTGGCAGCTATGTTTGCCCTTTACAGGCCGGGACCTTTGGAGAGCGGAATGATGAGTGACTTTATTAAGCTCAGGCATGGCCGGAGTCCGGCTGAACATTTTCATGCAGAAGTAGATAATATTCTTAAGGAAACCCATGGCATGATAATATATCATGAGCAGGTGATGGAAATTGCTCATAAAATTGCTGGATATTCCCTTGAAGACGCGGAAATTTTTCGAAGAGACCTGAGCATACGAAAGCCGGATGTGCTGATGCAGCAGAAAGAAAAGTTTATCAAAGGGGCTACACAAATAAATCTTTCTCTTGAAACAGCAGAACAGATATTTGGGGCTCTTGAAATGGCAGCTTCATACACCTTTCTCAAAGCTCACAGCATTGCTTACGCCACGATTGCTTACCAGACAGCGTTCCTCAAGGCTCATTTCCCGGAAGAATTCCAGCAGGCTGGGGAGATTGCACTGGGGCAGCAGTGA
- a CDS encoding MBL fold metallo-hydrolase: protein MNICIHRGSNQIGGSCVEIEQDGQRIILDIGLPLDSESNDKSLLPVVKGLDGSAPDLLGVFLSHTHLDHTGLLKHISPEIKVGLGPAARRIMEAALPFLPDKFPPIPQGWEYDSWKSFYAGPFKITPYLVDHSAYDAYALLIEAGGRKIFYSGDFRGHGRKAKLFNNIVAKPPRNIDTLLMEGSTLGRIDQGLSFPSETDIESELVEAFSNTKGLAMVHASGQNVDRVVSIMRASKRSNRILLIDLYTAVILEATQNQNIPQSHWPEMSLLVPHAQRVQILKNSWFDKLKRHSSNRVFMEKVKQSPDKYTLLFRPLFIKDLNRGECLEGASYIYSQWEGYWERGDYDYVKDWLNTHGISKQSIHTSGHAAPSDLKAFVQALNPGRVVPIHSFMPEKYHDLFGNVEMHGDGEWWEV from the coding sequence ATGAATATTTGCATTCACAGGGGCAGCAACCAGATAGGTGGAAGCTGCGTTGAAATTGAACAGGATGGTCAGCGCATTATTCTGGACATTGGCCTTCCCCTTGACTCAGAATCCAATGACAAGTCCCTGCTTCCAGTGGTGAAAGGGCTTGACGGCAGCGCCCCAGACCTTTTGGGCGTCTTTCTGTCCCATACCCACCTTGACCATACTGGTTTGCTCAAACACATATCCCCTGAAATTAAGGTTGGACTGGGTCCTGCTGCACGGAGAATAATGGAAGCAGCCTTGCCTTTCCTCCCTGACAAATTTCCGCCAATTCCCCAAGGCTGGGAGTATGATTCTTGGAAATCATTCTATGCAGGTCCATTCAAGATTACACCTTATCTGGTGGATCATTCTGCTTATGATGCTTATGCCCTGCTTATTGAGGCAGGTGGCAGAAAGATTTTTTATAGTGGAGATTTCCGGGGACACGGCCGTAAGGCCAAGCTTTTTAATAACATTGTAGCAAAGCCTCCAAGAAATATAGACACCTTACTTATGGAAGGATCAACCCTTGGCAGGATTGATCAGGGACTCAGCTTTCCATCAGAGACTGATATTGAAAGTGAACTGGTTGAAGCGTTTTCAAACACCAAGGGACTGGCCATGGTCCATGCATCAGGGCAGAATGTCGACCGGGTTGTCTCCATTATGCGGGCATCCAAAAGAAGTAATCGTATTTTGCTCATTGATCTTTATACTGCCGTAATCCTTGAAGCCACTCAAAATCAAAACATTCCACAGTCACATTGGCCGGAAATGTCCCTGCTTGTTCCCCATGCCCAGCGCGTGCAAATCCTTAAAAATTCCTGGTTTGACAAACTCAAGCGCCATTCTTCAAATCGGGTTTTCATGGAAAAAGTAAAACAAAGCCCGGACAAATACACTTTGCTCTTCAGGCCCCTGTTTATAAAGGATCTGAACAGGGGAGAATGCCTGGAGGGTGCTTCATATATCTATTCTCAATGGGAAGGCTACTGGGAGCGGGGTGATTATGACTATGTAAAGGACTGGCTGAATACCCATGGCATCAGTAAACAGAGCATCCATACCTCCGGTCACGCTGCTCCTTCAGACCTTAAAGCGTTTGTCCAGGCCCTTAATCCGGGCAGAGTTGTGCCAATTCACAGCTTTATGCCTGAAAAGTATCATGATCTATTTGGGAATGTGGAAATGCATGGTGATGGTGAATGGTGGGAGGTGTGA
- a CDS encoding helix-turn-helix transcriptional regulator yields the protein MRGRNIVQMLKAVDMLSQPGGTTINRMSESLGIDRRNVYRLLDIIQDLGFPLYDDKQGSNKEKLWKLDAEYLLKLPNITVPDIRLNFSEIIALYLLRAESSLYSGTEIESRINFTFSKLSQFVPKDFQVGINKLKSLFVPSGKWVKDYSGKEEIIDLLTTAMLNNKTCLVSYFSFVDDKVKKFRIDPLYFFESNGGLYIFIRATRFNNIRILAVERIEALEKLDETFEYPEDFDPAEKLSMAFDFVYDDPVELEVIFCPAQAKYIKERKFSPDQKIIDSTDGSVTLKMTTSGWYDIKKWLLSFGPEVLVVKPEKLKEEMLNDLQIAIDNYKNVSD from the coding sequence ATGAGAGGAAGAAATATTGTTCAGATGTTGAAGGCTGTAGATATGTTAAGCCAACCCGGAGGGACTACGATAAACCGCATGTCTGAATCATTGGGTATAGACCGCAGAAATGTGTACAGACTTTTAGATATTATCCAGGACTTGGGGTTCCCGCTGTATGATGACAAGCAAGGTTCAAATAAGGAAAAACTCTGGAAGCTTGATGCTGAATATTTATTAAAACTGCCCAATATCACAGTTCCGGACATTCGGCTTAATTTTTCGGAGATTATTGCTTTGTATCTGTTAAGGGCTGAATCCAGTCTGTACTCAGGAACGGAGATAGAGAGCAGGATCAATTTTACTTTTTCCAAACTTTCTCAATTTGTCCCAAAAGACTTTCAAGTGGGGATCAACAAGCTCAAGTCGCTATTTGTACCATCTGGCAAATGGGTCAAGGATTATTCGGGCAAAGAAGAAATTATCGATTTACTGACTACAGCCATGCTAAACAACAAAACCTGCCTGGTGAGCTATTTCTCATTTGTGGATGACAAAGTTAAGAAGTTTAGAATTGATCCTTTATATTTCTTTGAAAGTAATGGCGGGTTATACATATTCATCAGGGCTACCAGATTTAATAATATTCGTATCTTGGCTGTTGAGAGAATTGAGGCCCTGGAAAAGCTGGATGAAACATTCGAGTATCCAGAAGATTTTGACCCGGCAGAGAAACTGTCCATGGCTTTTGATTTTGTCTATGACGATCCTGTCGAGCTTGAGGTGATCTTTTGTCCTGCCCAGGCTAAGTATATCAAAGAGAGAAAATTTTCCCCAGACCAGAAAATAATTGATAGCACTGACGGCAGCGTGACATTGAAGATGACCACCTCAGGGTGGTACGATATCAAGAAATGGCTTCTGAGTTTTGGACCTGAGGTTCTGGTGGTCAAGCCGGAAAAGTTGAAAGAAGAGATGCTAAATGATTTACAGATTGCCATTGATAACTATAAAAATGTCAGTGACTGA
- a CDS encoding polynucleotide kinase-phosphatase translates to MRLKHPNLTIPEQSLVVLAGASGSGKSTFARTHFQPSEIISSDFCRALVANDETDQSATKDAFDILHAIVRKRLSRRLLTVVDATNVRPEDRKALVTLAREFHSFAVAIVFDLDPGICLERNARRPDRTMNPRVVRRQSDRLRRSLRGLKREGFRYFSILSTPEEVQTAKIQRQRLWTDLRQDHGPFDVIGDVHGCFEELTQLLSALGYNVQADAQNPTARHPEGRKAVFLGDLVDRGPDSPSVLRLVMAMVNAGAALCLPGNHEMKLLRKLRGKTVQITHGLDKTLEQLEREPPEFLKRIREFLDGLISHYLLDGGRLVVAHAGLREDLQGRASSRVRDVAVYGETPDVPMTATDTFGLPVRVDWAAAYRGQARVVYGHTPVVHAKWVNNTICIDTGCVFGGKLTALRYPELEIVQVPTHRIHCEQIRPMHDDTSLVNKKDRPWEDLLDITDVLGKRVITSRIMNRVTILEASAAAALETISRFAVHPRWLIYLPPTMSPPETAPEGDCLEHPSQCFNYFRKQSVATVICQEKHMGSRAVIILCRNHEACQRHFGLPEPQTGAEAHFGLGMAYTRTGRPFFSQPAQQAAVLDRLRQAMDQSKLWQRLETDWICLDAEIMPWSAKALELLLTQYAPTGAAGMAGLNAAMHSVLAMQSRTSTSSLECDVLLDRLRQRRACVASYVESYGNYCWPVVELCDLKIAPFHLLATEGRVYDDKDHLWHMNILADLCKADEELLQVTPHQTVELGDPKQEQGATEWWVELTSKSAEGMVVKPLDWVVRGKRGLVQPALKCRGREYLRIIYGPEYTMPDQLERLRPRALAMKRSLALREYALSLEALHRFVSGEPSHRIHECVFGILALESTPVDSRL, encoded by the coding sequence ATGCGCCTGAAACACCCGAATTTGACTATTCCGGAACAGTCCCTGGTTGTCCTGGCGGGAGCGTCCGGCAGCGGCAAGTCCACCTTTGCACGCACCCATTTTCAACCATCAGAGATTATTTCGTCCGACTTTTGTCGTGCCTTGGTGGCCAACGATGAAACCGACCAGTCTGCCACAAAGGATGCCTTTGACATCCTGCATGCCATTGTTCGCAAACGTCTGTCCAGGCGTCTGCTGACCGTGGTGGACGCAACCAATGTCCGTCCGGAAGACCGAAAAGCACTGGTCACCCTGGCCAGAGAATTCCATTCCTTTGCCGTGGCCATTGTTTTCGACCTGGATCCGGGCATCTGCTTGGAGCGCAACGCCCGGCGTCCGGACAGGACCATGAACCCCAGGGTGGTGCGCAGGCAAAGCGACCGTCTGCGGCGCTCCCTGCGCGGTCTGAAGCGCGAGGGATTCCGGTATTTTTCGATACTTTCCACGCCGGAAGAAGTCCAAACAGCGAAGATTCAGCGACAAAGATTGTGGACTGACCTCCGCCAAGATCACGGCCCCTTCGACGTCATCGGTGATGTGCACGGCTGTTTTGAAGAGCTGACTCAACTGCTGAGCGCCCTGGGCTACAATGTTCAGGCCGATGCCCAAAACCCCACGGCCCGCCATCCTGAAGGACGCAAGGCTGTATTTCTGGGCGATCTGGTGGACCGGGGTCCGGACTCTCCTTCAGTACTGCGTTTGGTCATGGCCATGGTCAATGCCGGAGCCGCGCTGTGCCTGCCCGGGAATCACGAAATGAAGCTGCTGCGCAAACTGCGCGGCAAAACCGTCCAGATCACCCACGGACTGGACAAGACTCTGGAGCAGCTGGAGCGTGAGCCGCCGGAATTTCTGAAGCGTATCAGAGAATTTCTGGATGGGCTGATCAGCCATTATCTGTTGGATGGGGGCAGGCTTGTGGTAGCCCATGCCGGTCTGCGCGAAGATTTGCAGGGCCGGGCTTCCTCCAGGGTGCGCGATGTTGCCGTGTATGGGGAAACGCCCGACGTGCCCATGACAGCAACAGACACCTTCGGGCTGCCGGTACGTGTTGACTGGGCCGCTGCATACCGCGGTCAGGCCAGGGTTGTTTACGGACATACACCGGTTGTGCACGCCAAATGGGTCAACAACACCATCTGTATAGATACGGGCTGCGTTTTCGGCGGCAAGCTGACTGCACTGCGCTATCCCGAACTGGAAATTGTTCAGGTTCCGACCCACCGTATTCACTGTGAACAAATCCGCCCAATGCATGATGACACATCCCTGGTAAACAAAAAAGACCGCCCCTGGGAAGACTTGTTGGACATTACAGACGTGCTGGGCAAAAGGGTCATCACCTCCCGGATCATGAACAGAGTGACCATCCTGGAGGCAAGTGCCGCTGCTGCACTGGAAACAATCAGCCGGTTCGCCGTACACCCTCGCTGGCTGATTTATTTGCCACCCACCATGTCGCCGCCGGAAACCGCTCCCGAAGGCGACTGTCTGGAACATCCCAGTCAGTGTTTCAATTACTTTCGCAAACAAAGTGTCGCCACAGTCATTTGCCAGGAAAAGCACATGGGCTCCCGTGCCGTAATAATTCTATGCAGGAACCATGAGGCCTGCCAGCGACATTTTGGCCTGCCCGAACCGCAAACCGGAGCTGAAGCCCATTTTGGACTGGGTATGGCATACACCCGCACGGGAAGACCTTTTTTTTCCCAGCCAGCACAACAGGCAGCAGTCCTGGACCGGCTGCGCCAGGCCATGGATCAATCAAAGCTCTGGCAGCGCCTGGAAACGGACTGGATCTGCCTGGATGCGGAAATTATGCCCTGGTCAGCCAAAGCCCTTGAGCTTTTACTCACCCAGTACGCTCCCACCGGCGCAGCGGGCATGGCCGGACTGAATGCGGCCATGCACTCCGTCCTGGCCATGCAGAGCAGAACCTCCACCTCCAGCCTGGAATGTGACGTATTGCTGGACAGACTGCGACAGCGACGGGCGTGCGTTGCCAGTTACGTGGAATCATACGGCAACTATTGCTGGCCCGTGGTGGAGCTCTGTGACCTGAAAATCGCACCGTTTCACCTACTGGCCACCGAGGGACGTGTTTACGACGATAAGGACCACCTTTGGCACATGAATATCCTGGCCGATTTGTGCAAAGCAGACGAAGAACTGTTGCAAGTCACACCTCACCAAACCGTGGAGCTTGGGGATCCGAAACAGGAACAGGGCGCTACAGAATGGTGGGTGGAACTTACCTCCAAAAGCGCTGAAGGGATGGTAGTCAAACCGCTGGACTGGGTTGTCCGGGGCAAACGCGGCCTGGTTCAACCAGCACTGAAATGCAGGGGTCGGGAATACCTGCGGATCATCTACGGCCCGGAATACACCATGCCCGACCAATTGGAACGTCTGCGGCCTCGCGCACTGGCCATGAAACGATCCCTGGCCCTGCGTGAATACGCCCTGAGCCTGGAAGCCCTGCACCGCTTTGTCAGCGGCGAACCCTCCCATCGCATTCACGAATGCGTTTTCGGCATCCTGGCCTTAGAAAGTACACCAGTGGACTCCAGGCTCTAA